Proteins from one Juglans microcarpa x Juglans regia isolate MS1-56 chromosome 1S, Jm3101_v1.0, whole genome shotgun sequence genomic window:
- the LOC121247888 gene encoding LOW QUALITY PROTEIN: trimethyltridecatetraene synthase-like (The sequence of the model RefSeq protein was modified relative to this genomic sequence to represent the inferred CDS: inserted 2 bases in 2 codons), translating into MELPSWASYAAAWLATXSLVFLSRHLLRRGSQVHLPPGPKPWPIIGNLNLIGXTPHRSIHALSQKYGPIMHLRFGSFPVVVGSSVEMAKAILKTYDVTFASRPKTAAGKYTTYNYSNITWSPYGPYWRHARRMCLMELFSTKRLESYEYIRKEETNALLRGLYESSNKLVTLKDHLSTVSLNVISRMVLGKKYTDESEDSIVSPEEFKKMLDELFLLSGVLNIGDSMPWIDFLDLQGYIKRMKALNKKFDRFLEHVLDEHIERRKGVKGHAANDMVDVLLQLAEDPALDVKLERHGIKAFTQDLIAGGTESSAVTVEWAISELLRKPEIFNKATEELDRVIGRERWVEENDIVNLPYIEAIIKETMRLHPVAPMLVPRLSREDCKIGGYDILKGTRVLVNVWTIGRDPAIWENPDEFFPERFIGKAIDVKGHDFELLPFGAGRRMCPGYSLGLKVIQSSLANLLHGFTWKLPGDMNKEDLDMEEIFGLSTPRKIPLVTVVEPRLPPHVYSL; encoded by the exons ATGGAGCTTCCTTCTTGGGCTTCATATGCAGCGGCATGGCTTGCAA TTAGCCTCGTCTTCCTCTCCCGCCATCTCCTCCGTCGCGGCAGTCAAGTGCACTTGCCGCCAGGTCCAAAACCTTGGCCCATCATCGGTAACCTCAACCTCATAG CAACTCCCCATCGATCCATCCATGCACTCTCCCAAAAATATGGTCCCATCATGCACCTCCGTTTCGGGTCATTCCCTGTTGTCGTTGGCTCCTCTGTCGAAATGGCGAAGGCAATCCTCAAAACCTATGATGTCACCTTCGCCTCCCGGCCTAAAACCGCTGCCGGCAAATACACCACCTACAATTACTCGAACATTACCTGGTCCCCTTATGGTCCATATTGGCGGCATGCACGTAGAATGTGTCTAATGGAACTTTTCAGCACGAAACGTCTGGAGTCCTACGAGTACATACGGAAAGAGGAGACGAATGCCTTGCTCAGAGGTTTGTACGAATCCTCGAACAAGCTGGTGACGTTGAAAGACCATCTTTCTACCGTCAGTCTCAACGTGATAAGCCGCATGGTTCTGGGAAAGAAGTACACGGACGAGTCCGAGGACTCGATTGTGTCTCCCGAGGAGTTCAAGAAGATGTTAGACGAGTTATTCTTGCTTAGTGGGGTGTTGAATATTGGAGATTCCATGCCTTGGATCGATTTCTTGGACTTGCAGGGATATATTAAGAGGATGAAGGCGTTGAACAAGAAGTTTGATAGGTTCTTGGAGCATGTGTTGGATGAACACATTGAGAGGAGGAAAGGAGTGAAGGGGCATGCTGCAAACGACATGGTGGATGTGCTATTGCAGCTTGCTGAGGATCCTGCTCTCGATGTTAAGCTTGAAAGACATGGGATCAAGGCATTTACCCAG GACTTGATAGCCGGTGGAACAGAGAGCTCAGCTGTGACTGTAGAATGGGCAATATCTGAACTTCTAAGAAAGCCAGAGATTTTCAACAAGGCTACAGAAGAGCTGGATAGGGTAATCggaagagagagatgggttGAAGAGAATGACATTGTAAATCTACCATACATCGAAGCAATTATCAAGGAAACAATGCGGCTGCACCCTGTGGCACCGATGTTGGTGCCTCGGCTATCCCGGGAAGATTGCAAGATTGGTGGCTATGACATTCTCAAAGGGACCCGAGTGCTTGTAAATGTGTGGACCATTGGGAGAGACCCTGCAATATGGGAAAATCCAGATGAGTTTTTCCCCGAGAGGTTCATTGGAAAGGCCATCGATGTCAAGGGCCATGACTTTGAGTTGTTGCCTTTTGGGGCTGGGAGAAGGATGTGCCCCGGTTACAGTCTTGGCCTGAAGGTGATTCAATCAAGCTTGGCTAATCTCTTACATGGATTCACGTGGAAACTTCCAGGGGACATGAATAAGGAGGATTTGGACATGGAGGAAATTTTTGGGCTCTCCACGCCTAGGAAAATCCCGCTTGTTACTGTTGTGGAGCCAAGGTTACCACCACATGTTTATTCTCTGTGA